A window of Acinetobacter sp. TR3 contains these coding sequences:
- a CDS encoding F0F1 ATP synthase subunit delta, which produces MAELLTLARPYAKAAFAYASEQNATDSWSNALQLLSAAVQDEAFSAYLNRPELTPAEQVSLFAKVLGEDQSQAVSNFLTLLADNDRLVLLPEIAAEYELLKSQNNNTLEVEIESAFPLDATQEHILAHALEKRFNRTVHVTVSVNPALIAGVVIHAGDQVIDDSALNKLEKMRTRLLA; this is translated from the coding sequence ATGGCTGAACTCTTGACGTTGGCACGCCCATACGCTAAGGCAGCATTTGCTTATGCATCTGAGCAAAATGCAACTGACTCTTGGTCAAATGCATTACAACTGCTCAGTGCTGCGGTGCAAGATGAAGCATTTTCCGCTTATTTAAATCGCCCTGAGTTGACTCCTGCGGAGCAGGTAAGTCTTTTTGCGAAAGTTTTAGGTGAAGATCAATCACAAGCTGTGTCGAACTTTTTGACATTACTTGCAGATAATGATCGTTTAGTTTTATTGCCTGAAATTGCAGCAGAATACGAATTACTTAAATCGCAGAACAACAACACTTTGGAAGTAGAGATTGAATCTGCTTTTCCATTAGATGCGACACAAGAGCATATTTTAGCTCATGCGCTTGAAAAACGTTTTAACAGAACTGTTCATGTGACTGTTAGCGTTAATCCAGCGTTGATCGCAGGTGTTGTGATTCATGCAGGCGACCAAGTGATAGATGACTCTGCGCTTAACAAGCTTGAAAAAATGCGGACTCGTCTTCTTGCGTAA
- the atpA gene encoding F0F1 ATP synthase subunit alpha: protein MQQLNPSEISALIKQRIGDLDTSATAKNEGTIVMVSDGIVRIHGLADAMYGEMIEFDGGLFGMALNLEQDSVGAVVLGNYLSLQEGQKARCTGRVLEVPVGPELLGRVVDALGNPIDGKGPIDAKLTDAVEKVAPGVIWRQSVDEPVQTGYKSVDTMIPVGRGQRELIIGDRQTGKTAMAIDAIIAQKNSGIKCVYVAIGQKQSTIANVVRKLEETGAMAYTTVVAAAAADPAAMQYLAPYSGCTMGEYFRDRGEDALIIYDDLSKQAVAYRQISLLLRRPPGREAYPGDVFYLHSRLLERASRVSADYVEKFTNGAVTGQTGSLTALPIIETQAGDVSAFVPTNVISITDGQIFLETSLFNAGIRPAVNAGISVSRVGGSAQTKIIKKLSGGIRTALAQYRELAAFAQFASDLDEATRKQLEHGQRVTELMKQKQYAPYSIADQAVSVYASNEGYMADVEVKKIVDFDTALISYFRSEYAALMQQIDETGDYNKDIEAAIKSGIESFKATQTY from the coding sequence ATGCAACAACTGAATCCATCCGAGATCAGTGCGCTCATTAAACAGCGTATCGGCGATCTGGACACCAGCGCGACCGCGAAGAATGAAGGTACCATCGTCATGGTATCTGACGGTATCGTGCGTATTCACGGTCTTGCGGATGCAATGTACGGTGAAATGATCGAATTCGACGGCGGCTTATTTGGTATGGCACTGAACCTAGAACAGGATTCAGTGGGTGCCGTTGTTTTAGGTAACTACCTAAGCCTGCAAGAAGGTCAAAAAGCTCGTTGTACAGGTCGTGTATTAGAAGTTCCGGTTGGTCCAGAACTTCTAGGCCGTGTCGTAGATGCTTTAGGTAATCCAATTGATGGTAAAGGCCCAATTGATGCGAAATTAACTGATGCTGTTGAAAAAGTAGCACCAGGTGTAATTTGGCGTCAGTCTGTCGACGAACCTGTTCAAACTGGTTATAAATCAGTTGATACCATGATCCCTGTAGGTCGTGGTCAGCGTGAGTTGATTATTGGTGACCGTCAAACTGGTAAAACAGCAATGGCGATCGATGCGATCATCGCTCAGAAAAACTCTGGCATTAAATGTGTATACGTTGCGATTGGTCAAAAACAATCAACAATTGCAAACGTGGTACGCAAGCTAGAAGAAACTGGCGCTATGGCGTATACAACTGTTGTCGCAGCTGCGGCCGCTGATCCTGCAGCAATGCAGTATTTGGCTCCGTACTCTGGTTGTACAATGGGTGAATACTTCCGTGATCGTGGTGAAGATGCGTTAATTATTTATGATGATTTGTCTAAGCAAGCTGTTGCTTACCGTCAAATTTCATTGTTATTACGTCGTCCACCAGGTCGTGAAGCGTATCCAGGTGACGTATTCTATCTTCACTCGCGTCTTCTTGAACGTGCTTCGCGCGTTTCAGCTGATTACGTTGAGAAATTCACTAACGGTGCAGTAACTGGTCAAACTGGTTCTTTAACTGCATTACCGATTATTGAAACTCAAGCGGGTGACGTATCTGCATTCGTACCAACCAACGTAATTTCGATTACTGACGGTCAGATCTTCTTAGAAACATCATTATTCAACGCAGGTATTCGTCCTGCTGTGAACGCGGGTATCTCTGTATCGCGTGTTGGTGGTTCTGCTCAAACTAAGATCATCAAAAAATTGTCTGGTGGTATCCGTACTGCTTTAGCACAATACCGTGAATTGGCTGCGTTTGCTCAGTTCGCTTCTGATCTTGATGAAGCAACTCGTAAGCAACTTGAGCATGGTCAACGTGTAACTGAGTTAATGAAGCAAAAACAATATGCTCCTTACTCAATTGCTGACCAAGCTGTTTCTGTTTATGCATCTAACGAAGGCTATATGGCTGACGTAGAAGTGAAGAAAATCGTAGACTTTGATACTGCGTTAATTTCTTACTTCCGTTCTGAATATGCTGCGTTAATGCAACAGATCGATGAAACTGGTGATTATAACAAAGACATCGAAGCAGCAATCAAATCAGGTATTGAGAGCTTCAAAGCGACTCAAACTTACTAA
- the atpG gene encoding F0F1 ATP synthase subunit gamma, with product MANLKEIRAKVASIKSTQKITRAMQMVAASKMRRAQERMAQGRPYADNMRRVIAHLVQANPEYKHRYMVDRPVKRVGYIVVSSDRGLAGGLNINLFKKVVQHVKAQQQQSIEVEFALIGQKAVSFFKNYGGKVLGATTQLGDAPSLEQLTGSVQVMLDAFDKGELDRIYLVSNGFVNAMTQQPKVEQLVPLAPAQAGDDLNRTYGWDYIYEPEAEELLNGLLVRYIESMVYQGVIENVACEQSARMVAMKAATDNAGQLIKDLQLIYNKLRQAAITQEISEIVGGAAAV from the coding sequence ATGGCAAATTTAAAAGAAATTCGCGCCAAAGTAGCTAGTATCAAGAGCACGCAAAAGATTACTCGCGCGATGCAAATGGTAGCTGCTTCTAAAATGCGTCGTGCGCAAGAGCGCATGGCTCAGGGCCGTCCGTATGCCGATAATATGCGCCGTGTAATTGCTCACTTAGTTCAAGCAAACCCTGAATACAAACACCGTTATATGGTTGACCGCCCAGTTAAGCGTGTTGGCTATATCGTAGTGTCTTCAGATCGTGGCTTGGCGGGTGGCTTGAACATTAACTTGTTCAAGAAAGTTGTGCAGCATGTCAAAGCACAACAACAGCAGTCAATTGAAGTTGAATTTGCTTTGATTGGTCAAAAAGCGGTTTCGTTTTTTAAGAATTACGGCGGTAAAGTGCTTGGTGCAACGACCCAACTTGGCGATGCGCCGAGTTTGGAACAGTTAACTGGCTCTGTACAAGTAATGCTTGATGCATTTGATAAAGGCGAATTAGATCGTATCTATCTCGTATCAAATGGTTTCGTCAATGCAATGACTCAACAGCCTAAAGTAGAACAACTTGTTCCTTTAGCACCAGCGCAAGCAGGCGATGATCTCAACCGTACTTATGGTTGGGACTATATCTACGAACCAGAAGCAGAAGAATTGTTAAATGGTTTGTTGGTTCGCTATATCGAGTCTATGGTTTATCAAGGTGTGATTGAAAACGTTGCATGTGAGCAATCTGCTCGTATGGTCGCGATGAAAGCAGCGACGGACAACGCAGGACAATTGATTAAAGACCTACAACTCATTTACAACAAGCTGCGTCAAGCCGCGATTACTCAGGAAATTTCCGAGATCGTTGGCGGTGCCGCTGCCGTTTAA
- the atpD gene encoding F0F1 ATP synthase subunit beta, whose protein sequence is MSSGRIIQIIGAVIDVEFERNSVPKIYDALQVDGTETTLEVQQQLGDGVVRTIAMGSTEGLKRGLNVTSTNAPISVPVGPATLGRIMDVLGRPIDEAGPVATEARLPIHRQAPSYAEQAASTDLLETGIKVIDLLCPFAKGGKVGLFGGAGVGKTVNMMELINNIAKAHSGLSVFAGVGERTREGNDFYHEMKDSNVLDKVAMVYGQMNEPPGNRLRVALTGLTMAEYFRDEKDENGKGRDVLLFVDNIYRYTLAGTEVSALLGRMPSAVGYQPTLAEEMGVLQERITSTKSGSITSIQAVYVPADDLTDPSPATTFAHLDATVVLSRDIASSGIYPAIDPLDSTSRQLDPLVVGTEHYEIARSVQNVLQRYKELKDIIAILGMDELAEEDKLVVYRARKIQRFFSQPFHVAEVFTGAPGKLVPLKETIRGFKGLLAGEYDHIPEQAFYMVGGIDEVIAKAEKL, encoded by the coding sequence ATGAGTAGCGGTCGTATCATTCAGATCATCGGCGCGGTTATCGACGTCGAGTTTGAGCGCAATAGCGTTCCTAAGATCTATGACGCTCTCCAAGTTGACGGTACTGAAACTACATTAGAAGTTCAGCAACAGCTTGGCGATGGTGTTGTTCGTACCATCGCAATGGGTTCTACAGAAGGTCTTAAACGTGGTCTTAATGTAACCAGTACAAATGCACCGATTTCTGTTCCAGTTGGCCCAGCTACGCTTGGTCGTATCATGGACGTTTTAGGTCGCCCTATTGATGAAGCAGGTCCTGTAGCGACTGAAGCGCGTTTGCCAATTCACCGTCAAGCGCCTTCTTATGCTGAACAAGCAGCTTCTACTGATCTTTTAGAAACAGGTATTAAAGTCATCGACTTACTTTGCCCGTTTGCGAAAGGTGGTAAAGTTGGTTTATTCGGTGGTGCGGGTGTTGGTAAAACCGTTAACATGATGGAGTTGATCAACAACATCGCGAAAGCACACTCAGGTTTATCTGTGTTTGCTGGTGTTGGTGAGCGTACTCGTGAAGGTAACGACTTCTATCACGAAATGAAAGATTCTAACGTTCTTGACAAAGTAGCAATGGTCTACGGTCAGATGAACGAGCCACCAGGTAACCGTTTACGCGTAGCGTTAACTGGTTTGACTATGGCTGAATACTTCCGTGATGAAAAAGACGAAAATGGTAAAGGTCGTGACGTATTATTATTCGTCGACAACATCTACCGTTATACACTTGCAGGTACTGAAGTATCAGCATTGTTAGGTCGTATGCCATCTGCGGTAGGTTACCAACCGACACTTGCAGAAGAAATGGGTGTTCTTCAAGAGCGTATTACGTCTACTAAGTCTGGTTCGATCACATCGATCCAAGCTGTATACGTACCTGCGGATGACTTGACTGACCCATCGCCTGCGACTACATTTGCTCACTTAGATGCAACAGTAGTATTGAGCCGTGACATCGCATCTTCTGGTATTTACCCAGCGATCGATCCACTTGACTCAACTTCACGTCAGTTAGACCCATTGGTTGTTGGTACTGAGCATTATGAAATTGCACGTTCTGTACAGAACGTATTGCAGCGTTATAAAGAGCTTAAAGACATCATCGCAATCTTGGGTATGGATGAGTTAGCAGAAGAAGATAAATTGGTTGTTTACCGTGCGCGTAAAATCCAACGTTTCTTCTCTCAACCATTCCACGTAGCTGAAGTGTTTACTGGTGCTCCTGGTAAATTAGTACCACTTAAAGAAACGATTCGTGGCTTTAAAGGTCTATTAGCTGGTGAATACGATCACATCCCAGAACAAGCGTTCTATATGGTTGGTGGTATTGACGAAGTGATTGCTAAAGCTGAGAAACTCTAA
- a CDS encoding F0F1 ATP synthase subunit epsilon: protein MATMQCDVVSVKESIYSGQVTMLIAKGAGGELGILPGHAPLVTLLQPGPIRVQLENGTEEIVYVSGGVLEVQPHVVTVLADTAIRADNLDEAAIMEARKQAEQLLANQKSDLDSAAALAALAETAAQLETIRKIKNRAM from the coding sequence ATGGCGACTATGCAATGTGATGTCGTAAGTGTTAAAGAGTCTATTTACTCTGGACAAGTTACGATGTTAATCGCAAAAGGTGCGGGTGGTGAGCTAGGTATTTTACCAGGGCATGCGCCACTTGTAACTTTACTCCAACCGGGACCGATCCGTGTTCAGTTGGAAAATGGTACAGAAGAAATCGTGTATGTATCAGGCGGTGTGTTAGAAGTTCAACCTCATGTTGTTACGGTGCTTGCAGATACTGCAATCCGTGCTGACAACTTAGATGAAGCTGCAATTATGGAAGCTCGTAAACAAGCTGAACAATTGTTAGCAAATCAAAAGAGTGATTTGGATTCGGCTGCTGCTCTTGCTGCGCTTGCAGAAACTGCGGCTCAGCTTGAAACCATCCGTAAAATCAAGAATCGCGCAATGTAA
- a CDS encoding DUF2846 domain-containing protein has product MKILLPMILTFAFVGCASVPQANPQLSQQAKKLEAPSAGNAAIYVYRSNSPFGAALKKDVWIDGECLGETARGTFFFKEVAGDKEHTVSTESEFSPNHLVLKTEVGKKYFVQQSIKLGAFVGGANVAQVDDETGKKAISEYQLAQSGKCSKQTISLDSK; this is encoded by the coding sequence ATGAAAATTTTACTTCCAATGATTCTTACTTTTGCATTTGTAGGCTGTGCTTCAGTTCCACAAGCAAATCCACAATTGTCTCAACAAGCAAAAAAATTAGAAGCACCTTCAGCAGGAAATGCTGCAATTTATGTCTATCGTTCCAATAGTCCTTTTGGAGCTGCATTAAAGAAAGATGTATGGATTGATGGTGAGTGCTTAGGTGAAACTGCGCGTGGGACGTTTTTCTTTAAAGAAGTGGCAGGTGATAAGGAACATACAGTTTCTACTGAATCTGAATTTTCTCCGAATCATTTAGTACTTAAAACAGAAGTGGGTAAGAAATATTTTGTTCAGCAGTCGATTAAGCTTGGAGCTTTTGTTGGTGGAGCAAACGTAGCACAAGTTGATGATGAGACAGGTAAAAAAGCAATTAGTGAATATCAGCTAGCACAGTCTGGTAAGTGTAGTAAACAAACTATTAGCTTAGATTCAAAGTAA
- a CDS encoding IS3 family transposase (programmed frameshift), with protein sequence MAKRFSPEFKQQAIDHALSNSHEPIAAIAHKLGVGYSTLDKWIREANPVGSSKRQLSPEQQRILELEKEVKQLKEANDNLKKSACVLSDRSCQEKYTVIQDMDINEVTVSSVCKCLDVSTSGYYAWRKRQTNTAQKYNDLKVVYWQHHARLGAPSLVHDMRDLGYRMSERTVGRMLKKLGLRSRIARKYKHTTDSNHRLSTASNLLDRQFTVTQPNKVWTTDITYIRTKEGWLYLCVMLDLFSRRIVGWQTSHRIDRQLVCDAFNYAMARQGYPTGVMVHSDQGSQYCSRDFRALLLTNNCIQSMSRRGNCWDNAVTESFFHTLKGHVVHGSVFSTRKEANAILFEYIEVYYNRIRRHSANGWLSPEAFEQKYFKNLEGSVVHDTV encoded by the exons ATGGCTAAACGTTTTAGTCCGGAATTTAAACAGCAAGCAATTGATCATGCACTTTCAAACTCCCACGAGCCTATAGCTGCAATCGCCCATAAATTAGGTGTGGGTTATTCAACCTTAGATAAATGGATTCGTGAAGCCAATCCAGTAGGTTCAAGCAAACGTCAACTTTCTCCTGAACAACAGCGGATCTTGGAATTAGAAAAAGAAGTCAAACAGCTCAAGGAAGCCAATGACA ATCTTAAAAAAAGCGCATGTGTACTTTCTGACAGATCATGCCAAGAAAAGTACACGGTAATTCAAGATATGGATATAAATGAAGTCACTGTGTCTTCTGTCTGTAAATGCCTAGATGTCAGCACTTCAGGCTATTATGCCTGGCGAAAACGCCAGACCAATACAGCGCAGAAATACAATGATTTAAAAGTTGTATATTGGCAGCATCATGCGCGCTTGGGTGCACCGTCATTGGTACATGACATGCGTGATTTAGGTTATCGCATGAGCGAACGTACCGTTGGAAGGATGCTAAAAAAGCTTGGTTTACGTAGTAGGATTGCACGTAAATACAAGCATACGACTGATTCAAACCATCGTTTGTCTACAGCATCAAATTTGTTGGATCGCCAATTTACAGTTACTCAGCCTAATAAAGTTTGGACAACGGATATTACCTATATCCGAACTAAAGAAGGCTGGCTGTATTTATGTGTGATGCTAGATCTATTCAGCCGTCGTATTGTGGGTTGGCAAACCAGCCATCGAATAGACCGCCAATTGGTGTGTGATGCGTTTAATTATGCAATGGCTCGTCAGGGTTATCCAACGGGTGTCATGGTGCATTCGGATCAAGGTAGTCAGTACTGTAGTCGTGATTTTAGGGCGCTATTATTGACGAATAACTGTATTCAAAGCATGTCTAGACGAGGAAACTGTTGGGACAATGCAGTGACCGAAAGCTTCTTCCATACCCTGAAGGGGCATGTAGTACATGGCAGTGTATTTTCTACGAGAAAAGAGGCAAATGCTATCTTGTTTGAGTATATTGAAGTTTACTACAATCGAATCAGAAGGCATTCTGCAAATGGCTGGTTAAGTCCAGAAGCCTTTGAACAGAAATATTTCAAGAATTTAGAGGGATCGGTTGTCCACGATACTGTCTAG
- a CDS encoding transposase translates to MEQQGHQILWLPAYSPDLNPIEKMWAWVKRKRKEWLVDSIDQLFRLFFNKCMNN, encoded by the coding sequence TTGGAACAACAAGGGCATCAGATACTTTGGCTTCCTGCATACAGTCCTGATTTAAATCCTATAGAAAAGATGTGGGCATGGGTTAAACGCAAGCGTAAAGAGTGGTTGGTTGATTCAATTGATCAATTATTTCGGTTATTTTTCAACAAATGTATGAATAATTAA
- a CDS encoding phospholipase D family protein: protein MSRFLNTSATNFYLEELIKNAKERLILISPFLKLNDRIKELLEDKNRLKIDIRIIYGKSDLHPDEIKWMQKLEYIRVSFCKNLHAKCYINESTCIISSLNLYEFSQVNNNEMGILITKDQDESVFKDAYEEAQRIIRISDEVRISLDEVKEVEIVQENNEQEDLSKLTTSKLAAKHKIKTNELLEQFVHKGFLILNDKGKHQLTEQGKTIGGEFKFNSYGGYFLWLADMNI, encoded by the coding sequence ATGTCAAGGTTTCTGAATACAAGCGCAACTAATTTTTATCTAGAAGAATTAATTAAGAATGCTAAAGAAAGATTAATTTTAATCAGCCCATTCCTAAAGCTTAATGATCGTATTAAAGAACTTTTAGAGGATAAAAATCGCTTAAAAATAGATATTCGTATTATTTATGGTAAAAGTGATTTACATCCAGATGAAATCAAATGGATGCAAAAACTCGAGTATATTAGAGTTAGCTTCTGTAAGAATTTACATGCAAAATGTTATATCAATGAGTCGACCTGTATTATTTCAAGTTTAAATCTTTATGAATTTAGCCAAGTAAATAACAATGAAATGGGTATCCTAATTACAAAAGATCAGGATGAATCCGTATTTAAAGATGCTTATGAAGAAGCTCAACGGATTATCCGTATAAGTGATGAAGTTCGTATTTCATTAGATGAAGTTAAAGAAGTTGAAATTGTTCAAGAAAATAATGAACAAGAAGATCTCAGTAAGCTAACGACATCAAAATTAGCCGCAAAACATAAAATCAAAACGAATGAGCTTTTAGAGCAATTCGTACATAAAGGCTTTTTGATCTTAAATGATAAAGGTAAACACCAGCTTACTGAGCAAGGAAAAACTATTGGTGGCGAATTCAAATTCAATAGTTATGGTGGATATTTCCTTTGGCTTGCTGATATGAACATCTAA
- a CDS encoding glutathione peroxidase has translation MSQSVYHIPVKDIKGQEVDLDQYQGKVLLIVNVASKCGLTPQYEGLEKLYQAKKDQGLEILGFPANNFLEQEPGTNDEIEQFCSLNYDVHFPLFAKISVAGEDKHPLYQTLTQTIPERLGEGPWWKDLVDYGLTPNNPPEVLWNFEKFLVNKNGEIVARFAPDITADDERIVTAIEAELAK, from the coding sequence ATGAGCCAATCGGTTTATCACATTCCAGTGAAAGATATTAAAGGTCAAGAGGTTGATCTTGATCAATACCAAGGTAAGGTTTTACTGATTGTTAACGTTGCCTCAAAATGTGGTTTAACACCACAGTACGAAGGTTTAGAAAAACTTTACCAAGCGAAAAAAGATCAAGGCTTGGAGATTTTAGGCTTCCCTGCGAATAATTTCTTAGAGCAGGAGCCAGGCACAAATGATGAAATCGAACAATTTTGTTCACTCAACTATGATGTACATTTCCCTTTATTTGCAAAAATCTCTGTTGCAGGTGAAGACAAACATCCTTTATATCAAACACTCACACAAACGATCCCAGAACGTCTTGGTGAAGGGCCTTGGTGGAAAGACCTCGTTGATTATGGCTTAACACCAAACAATCCACCTGAAGTCTTGTGGAATTTTGAAAAATTCTTAGTCAATAAGAATGGTGAAATTGTGGCACGCTTTGCCCCTGATATCACCGCAGATGATGAACGTATCGTGACTGCGATTGAAGCTGAACTAGCCAAATAA
- a CDS encoding AraC family transcriptional regulator, with the protein MKPDDIEQFPLLNGIEVHEFLYQKDDIVSPHSSLWGDFNFSLNGTLEFDIEGKYYLSPPIYGLWLPPRTEHQSLPVAHEIHYICIRLHPRYGDFLGDTCRCFSIEPFFRALVVQILAQQKKNSSPAYLEHLLQVLFDQLKQAPAHSHYLPQSAHPILAPILEQLADPDLFNLSLQQVLYNVAVSERHVLRLSQQELQLSLSEWRNRAKIIFAINQIRQGMTIKQLAYVLGYHHSSSFIEFFKRYTGQTPIQLKNASI; encoded by the coding sequence ATGAAACCTGATGATATTGAGCAATTCCCTCTTTTAAATGGCATAGAAGTACATGAGTTTCTCTACCAAAAAGATGATATTGTCAGCCCTCATTCTTCACTTTGGGGTGATTTTAATTTTAGTTTAAATGGCACTTTAGAATTTGATATTGAAGGAAAATATTATCTATCACCACCCATTTATGGACTTTGGTTACCTCCACGCACTGAACACCAATCGCTCCCCGTTGCACATGAAATTCATTATATTTGTATTCGCCTACATCCTAGATACGGAGATTTTTTAGGGGATACGTGCCGCTGCTTCAGTATTGAGCCATTTTTTCGTGCTTTGGTCGTTCAAATCTTAGCGCAACAAAAAAAGAACTCATCACCTGCGTATCTTGAACACCTATTGCAAGTCTTATTTGATCAATTAAAACAAGCACCAGCACACTCTCATTATTTACCTCAAAGTGCCCATCCCATCCTCGCGCCAATCTTAGAGCAACTTGCAGATCCTGATTTATTCAATTTGAGCCTACAACAAGTGTTGTATAACGTTGCTGTAAGCGAGCGTCACGTATTGCGATTAAGCCAACAAGAATTACAACTTTCATTATCTGAATGGCGGAATCGAGCCAAAATCATCTTTGCGATCAATCAAATTCGTCAAGGGATGACCATTAAACAACTGGCATACGTTTTAGGTTATCATCATAGCTCTAGTTTTATTGAATTCTTCAAACGCTATACGGGACAAACCCCAATCCAACTTAAAAATGCCTCAATATAA
- a CDS encoding DMT family transporter produces the protein MTQLSRYQKWAFVLPLIAVLIWSLNIAVTRYVADYISPVSISFYRWFVAFLILTPFMLPKVWKQRALIRPYIPKLAVLSAFGMVLYQGLSYTAAHYTTATNMGIVNAFVPVFTIFISYIILKDKPNRFAIFGSFLSFCGLLYVMSQGHFSRLFDQGGHWGDAVMVLAVGFYAFYGVFLKKWQVQLPLMTSLYTQIAFALLYHLPFLLWLGLDAINVNNAASVLYAGVFPSLIAPLLWMVAVQSIGPNRTSIFMNLMPVFTAIIASVWLSEHWTIYHTLGGVTILVGIILAQKKTEKAPVEWIESST, from the coding sequence ATGACTCAGTTAAGTAGATACCAAAAATGGGCATTTGTACTGCCATTGATAGCAGTCTTAATTTGGTCGTTAAATATTGCAGTGACTCGTTATGTTGCGGACTATATTTCACCCGTCAGTATTAGTTTTTATCGCTGGTTTGTTGCCTTTCTCATTTTGACACCATTTATGTTGCCTAAAGTATGGAAACAGCGAGCTTTGATTCGCCCATATATTCCTAAATTAGCAGTTCTGAGCGCTTTTGGAATGGTGTTGTATCAAGGGCTTTCTTATACAGCAGCACATTATACCACTGCAACAAATATGGGTATTGTAAATGCCTTTGTTCCAGTTTTTACCATTTTTATCTCTTATATTATTTTAAAAGATAAACCAAATCGATTTGCAATCTTTGGCAGTTTCTTATCATTTTGCGGCCTACTTTATGTGATGAGCCAAGGGCATTTCTCTCGCTTATTTGATCAAGGAGGCCATTGGGGAGATGCTGTCATGGTCTTGGCTGTAGGCTTTTATGCATTTTATGGCGTCTTTCTAAAAAAATGGCAAGTACAATTGCCATTGATGACCAGTCTCTATACCCAAATCGCCTTTGCATTGCTATACCATCTTCCATTTCTACTTTGGTTGGGCTTAGATGCAATTAATGTAAATAATGCAGCAAGTGTATTGTATGCAGGCGTGTTTCCATCGCTGATTGCACCTTTATTATGGATGGTTGCTGTTCAATCCATTGGTCCAAACCGTACTAGTATTTTTATGAATTTGATGCCTGTATTTACTGCAATTATTGCAAGTGTATGGCTATCTGAGCATTGGACGATCTACCATACCTTAGGCGGTGTGACGATTTTGGTCGGTATCATTTTAGCGCAAAAGAAAACGGAGAAAGCACCTGTAGAATGGATTGAAAGCTCCACTTAA
- a CDS encoding Sua5/YciO/YrdC/YwlC family protein, translating to MITSSISEAAQLLKQGQVLAYPTEAVWGLGCDPFNQQAFQNILELKHRPIEKGVILLAGHLGQVEHLLRSLAPKIRKQVIDSWTDRVATERATTWLLPADEHIPTWIKGQHPLVAVRVTTHPLCVELCNAFGGFIVSTSANPAGLNPAQNLEQAQGYFGPSLNYLEGDLGLSQEPSRILNALTGEIIRA from the coding sequence ATGATTACCTCATCAATTTCGGAAGCAGCACAGCTTTTGAAGCAAGGACAAGTTCTTGCTTATCCAACAGAAGCAGTTTGGGGCTTAGGCTGCGATCCATTCAATCAACAAGCTTTTCAAAACATTCTTGAGCTAAAACATCGCCCAATTGAAAAAGGAGTCATTTTATTAGCAGGTCACTTAGGGCAAGTTGAGCATTTGTTACGAAGCTTAGCCCCAAAGATACGTAAGCAAGTGATTGATAGTTGGACGGATCGTGTAGCAACTGAAAGAGCAACTACGTGGTTACTCCCCGCTGATGAGCACATTCCTACTTGGATTAAAGGTCAACATCCATTGGTTGCTGTACGTGTAACCACGCATCCTTTGTGCGTCGAACTCTGTAATGCTTTTGGCGGCTTTATTGTATCGACCAGTGCCAATCCCGCGGGACTAAATCCAGCACAAAATTTAGAACAAGCTCAAGGTTATTTTGGTCCATCCCTGAATTATTTAGAGGGTGATTTAGGACTTAGCCAAGAACCTAGTCGAATTCTCAACGCTTTAACTGGTGAAATCATTCGCGCTTGA